The following coding sequences are from one Treponema bryantii window:
- a CDS encoding LysR family transcriptional regulator → MTLQQIRYIIGVAEAGSLNKASEKLFVSQPSLTSSVHDAEGELGFEVFHRTSRGVKATERGADFIREARDLYKQYENLINKYSAEGKKAFAVSTLYYAFARTAFVEIVKEFSRDSYDFAFREKKASGVIADVALGKSELGILYLSDANRESIQKTLRTNNLEFHHLTECNAFVYLHKNHPLAKKESISLEELSEYHFVTFDTDDVKSFFSAEVISRFGLDKAITVADRATELNLMQTLNGYTFLSGVFGEDGNEDDDNFVLIPLQNHDEKISHSFELGYITKKVARMDNISLTYIDVIRRILHIAGFTC, encoded by the coding sequence ATGACACTCCAGCAAATTCGATACATTATTGGCGTAGCAGAAGCAGGTTCTTTGAACAAGGCTTCTGAAAAGCTTTTTGTCTCCCAGCCTTCCCTCACCAGCTCGGTACACGATGCCGAAGGTGAGCTGGGGTTTGAAGTTTTTCACAGAACCTCACGCGGAGTAAAGGCTACTGAACGTGGAGCCGATTTTATCCGTGAAGCCAGAGATTTATACAAGCAGTACGAAAATCTTATAAACAAATATTCCGCAGAAGGAAAAAAGGCTTTTGCTGTATCAACACTTTATTATGCCTTTGCCCGCACAGCTTTTGTAGAAATTGTAAAAGAGTTTTCACGAGATTCTTATGATTTTGCTTTTCGTGAAAAAAAAGCCTCTGGTGTAATTGCAGACGTTGCACTTGGAAAAAGCGAGCTTGGTATTTTGTATTTAAGTGATGCAAATCGGGAGTCCATTCAGAAAACGTTGAGAACAAACAATCTTGAGTTTCATCATCTTACAGAATGTAATGCTTTTGTTTACCTGCACAAAAATCATCCCCTTGCAAAAAAAGAAAGTATTTCACTGGAAGAACTTTCCGAATATCATTTTGTCACTTTTGATACAGATGATGTAAAATCCTTTTTTTCAGCTGAAGTAATTTCCCGCTTTGGACTGGACAAGGCGATCACCGTGGCAGATCGAGCAACTGAACTAAATCTTATGCAAACCTTAAACGGCTACACCTTTTTATCTGGAGTTTTTGGAGAGGATGGAAATGAAGACGATGATAATTTTGTTTTAATTCCCTTACAAAATCACGATGAAAAAATCAGCCACAGTTTTGAGCTGGGCTACATCACAAAAAAAGTTGCCCGCATGGATAACATCAGCCTCACTTACATTGATGTGATTCGACGCATTTTGCACATAGCCGGTTTTACCTGCTAA
- a CDS encoding glycoside hydrolase family 2 TIM barrel-domain containing protein: protein MKKISLDENWTFRWGYLDSVGSLENDKGLQVNLPHDAMIGTEVSKDCYAACDSGFFNGGICNYTKFLFVPAEWKGQKLGLKFDGVMMNATVDINGCKVAGQNYGYAPFYVDITPYLAYGEENRITVNVNSGSVSNSRWYTGLGLYRGVMLCRSPLLYIADDGIYAYTSEVSGDTAFVKAQVEVVNDTQENRLVEVCTELIPDGEETVAALSKSVIFVAANSREKAYLSINLKNPKVWDCDNPNLYKLKATVKSKGEYRTCLEEKDDIPADEAGLLFGVRTISADAERGLLINGKSVKLKGGCLHHDNGLLGAVSLYEAEARKIRKLKEVGFNAIRTAHNPPSSVLVEACERLGMYIFDEAFDAWWVGKRAGDYSQYFEANCKKDLTAFVKRDRSSPAVIIWSTGNEIPERGGLAKGYSRATQLARAIKELDPTRPVSNGICSMWSGLDDKLASGQYLAQNVNIGVYENLWEKATEPFTNGLDIVGYNYMEDQYEKDHEMFPQRVILGSENFPNQIGYRWPFIESHPYVIGDFTWTAWDYLGEAGLGKSFYADKDDPIINKKPWEIMPQQTSHFPYRTAEDADYDITGRLLPQGEYRSVVWGSEKTYLYSRDPAAYDKVEMMTFWGFPQFMKKWTYPGFEGKPVKLAVFSRAQEVEVFVNGKSIGRRKVSCEAPMPNMAEFETVYEPGRVEAVSYVDGKEVSRDSLSTVGQGAEIKLTCAKKSLKADGHDAACVMIDIVDSEGRTVPDAAIKLTAKVEGPASLAGFGSGNPITDENYTDETSVTYRGQACAVLRSGYKDGESKLTVYAEGFEPKTLFLE from the coding sequence ATGAAAAAAATATCTCTCGATGAAAACTGGACCTTCAGATGGGGCTATCTTGATTCTGTTGGCAGTCTGGAAAATGACAAAGGCCTTCAGGTTAATCTTCCCCACGACGCTATGATTGGAACTGAAGTTTCTAAAGATTGTTATGCAGCCTGTGACAGTGGTTTTTTTAATGGCGGAATCTGTAATTACACAAAGTTCCTTTTTGTGCCCGCTGAATGGAAGGGACAGAAGCTGGGACTCAAGTTTGACGGCGTAATGATGAATGCTACCGTTGATATAAATGGCTGCAAGGTTGCCGGCCAGAATTACGGTTATGCTCCTTTTTATGTTGATATCACTCCTTATCTTGCATACGGTGAAGAAAACAGAATTACCGTGAATGTAAACTCCGGCTCGGTAAGTAATTCCCGCTGGTACACAGGCCTTGGACTTTACCGGGGAGTTATGCTTTGCCGTAGTCCTCTGCTTTATATTGCTGATGATGGCATTTATGCTTATACAAGCGAAGTTTCCGGAGACACAGCTTTTGTAAAAGCTCAAGTTGAAGTTGTAAATGATACACAGGAAAACAGACTGGTGGAAGTTTGCACGGAACTGATTCCTGATGGCGAAGAGACTGTTGCAGCCTTATCAAAGTCTGTGATTTTTGTCGCTGCTAATTCCCGCGAAAAAGCATATCTTTCAATAAATCTGAAAAATCCAAAAGTATGGGATTGTGATAATCCAAATCTTTATAAGCTAAAGGCCACCGTAAAAAGTAAGGGGGAGTACCGCACCTGCCTTGAGGAAAAGGATGATATTCCTGCTGACGAAGCAGGACTTCTTTTTGGTGTACGTACAATTTCTGCAGATGCAGAGCGAGGCCTTTTGATAAACGGGAAAAGCGTAAAGCTTAAGGGAGGCTGTCTGCATCACGATAACGGTCTTTTGGGTGCAGTTTCTTTATATGAAGCAGAAGCCAGAAAAATCCGTAAGCTTAAGGAAGTGGGCTTTAATGCAATCAGAACAGCTCACAATCCGCCGTCTTCTGTTCTTGTAGAAGCCTGCGAAAGACTTGGTATGTATATTTTTGATGAAGCCTTTGATGCCTGGTGGGTAGGAAAAAGGGCCGGAGACTACAGTCAGTATTTTGAAGCAAACTGTAAAAAAGATTTAACTGCTTTTGTAAAGCGTGACCGAAGCAGCCCTGCTGTAATCATCTGGTCTACAGGAAATGAAATACCGGAACGAGGAGGACTTGCAAAGGGCTATAGCCGTGCAACTCAGTTAGCCCGAGCTATTAAAGAGCTGGACCCAACAAGACCTGTAAGTAATGGAATCTGCTCTATGTGGAGCGGCCTTGATGATAAGCTTGCCAGCGGACAGTATCTGGCACAGAATGTAAATATCGGTGTTTATGAAAATCTCTGGGAAAAAGCAACTGAGCCATTTACAAACGGTCTTGATATCGTTGGCTACAATTACATGGAAGACCAATACGAAAAAGATCATGAAATGTTTCCTCAGCGTGTAATTCTTGGTTCTGAAAATTTTCCAAATCAGATTGGTTACCGCTGGCCTTTTATCGAAAGTCATCCTTATGTAATAGGCGACTTTACATGGACTGCCTGGGACTATCTTGGTGAAGCCGGTCTTGGCAAATCTTTTTATGCAGATAAAGATGATCCGATTATAAATAAAAAGCCTTGGGAAATCATGCCTCAGCAGACTTCTCATTTTCCATATCGTACAGCAGAAGATGCAGATTATGATATAACAGGACGCCTGCTTCCTCAGGGAGAATACCGCAGTGTAGTTTGGGGTTCTGAAAAAACATATCTCTACTCAAGAGATCCTGCTGCTTACGACAAGGTAGAAATGATGACCTTCTGGGGTTTTCCTCAGTTTATGAAAAAATGGACTTACCCTGGTTTTGAGGGGAAGCCTGTAAAGCTTGCAGTTTTCTCTCGGGCTCAGGAAGTTGAAGTTTTTGTGAACGGAAAATCTATCGGCAGAAGGAAAGTTTCTTGTGAGGCGCCTATGCCGAATATGGCGGAATTTGAAACTGTTTATGAGCCGGGTAGGGTAGAAGCTGTGAGCTATGTTGATGGCAAAGAAGTTAGCCGTGATAGTCTTTCTACCGTGGGACAGGGCGCAGAAATCAAATTGACCTGTGCAAAAAAATCACTTAAGGCAGATGGCCACGACGCTGCCTGTGTTATGATTGATATTGTAGATTCAGAGGGCCGCACTGTGCCAGATGCAGCAATAAAACTTACTGCAAAAGTAGAAGGTCCTGCATCTCTTGCAGGCTTTGGTTCCGGAAATCCGATAACCGACGAAAACTACACAGACGAGACCTCTGTAACTTACCGGGGCCAGGCCTGTGCAGTTTTGCGTTCGGGCTATAAAGACGGTGAGTCAAAGCTCACCGTGTATGCAGAAGGTTTTGAGCCTAAGACTTTATTCCTTGAATAA
- a CDS encoding sulfite exporter TauE/SafE family protein — MNKHYYVKIAGIYCAHCRTVISSFIKKADLDADIKISGNIAKIKSDKLSDTEIIQAVTQAGYTTKSKWICSSFNKWKFFQILEFAGFALLIFLLRLILKSLLGYDILNVIPVIDTKLTFAGLLLAGFLTSFHCIGMCGAINLAVSKNSRKSLLYNGGRIFCYTAIGFFAGLFGKTISINQSLLCVIILLLSLFMIFLGFSMAGFFSVNFNHFSLPSKLKTSSVFLTGFLNGFMPCTPLITMQLYAVSTASPFKGAFAMLLFGLGTLPLMLGFSFVQNFLGGKKALLQKILAVFILLMGLAMFLRGLTGLGINTGSTDSNLKKWKTAQINSEKTEQKIEINLSYDGYEDFAVQEGIPVTLIINAEEDYITGCNNRVISNDFDFDVTLVPGKNEICFLPDKNGTFIYSCWMYMLKNKIYVYEE, encoded by the coding sequence ATGAATAAACACTATTATGTAAAAATAGCCGGGATTTACTGTGCACATTGCAGAACAGTAATTTCTTCTTTTATTAAAAAAGCAGACTTAGACGCAGATATAAAAATATCCGGGAACATTGCAAAAATAAAATCAGACAAGCTTAGCGATACAGAAATTATTCAGGCAGTTACGCAGGCAGGCTATACGACAAAAAGCAAATGGATTTGCAGTAGCTTTAACAAATGGAAGTTTTTTCAAATCCTTGAATTTGCAGGCTTTGCGCTATTAATTTTTCTTTTGCGTTTAATCTTAAAATCTCTTTTGGGTTATGACATTCTGAATGTGATTCCCGTAATTGATACAAAGCTTACTTTTGCAGGACTTTTGCTTGCAGGCTTTTTAACAAGCTTTCACTGTATTGGAATGTGCGGAGCAATCAATCTTGCAGTTTCTAAAAACAGCAGAAAATCTCTTTTATATAATGGCGGAAGAATTTTCTGTTATACAGCAATTGGATTTTTTGCAGGACTTTTCGGAAAGACAATTTCGATAAATCAAAGCCTTTTATGTGTGATTATTCTGCTACTAAGCCTTTTTATGATTTTTCTTGGCTTTTCAATGGCAGGCTTCTTTTCTGTAAATTTTAATCATTTTTCTCTGCCGTCAAAACTAAAAACTTCAAGCGTTTTTTTGACCGGATTTTTGAATGGCTTTATGCCCTGCACCCCTTTAATCACAATGCAGCTATACGCTGTTTCTACTGCAAGTCCCTTTAAGGGGGCCTTTGCCATGCTACTGTTCGGACTGGGAACCCTTCCTTTAATGCTTGGCTTTTCATTTGTTCAGAATTTTCTTGGCGGCAAAAAAGCTCTGCTTCAAAAAATACTTGCCGTTTTTATTCTGCTTATGGGGCTTGCCATGTTCCTTCGCGGGCTTACGGGCCTTGGAATCAATACAGGCTCTACAGATTCAAATCTAAAAAAATGGAAGACAGCCCAGATTAATTCAGAAAAAACAGAGCAAAAAATAGAAATCAACCTTTCTTATGATGGTTATGAAGATTTTGCAGTCCAGGAAGGAATCCCTGTAACTTTGATAATTAATGCAGAAGAAGACTATATTACGGGCTGCAACAACAGAGTTATCAGTAATGATTTTGATTTCGACGTAACACTTGTACCCGGAAAGAACGAAATCTGTTTTCTACCAGATAAAAATGGAACTTTCATATACAGCTGCTGGATGTATATGTTAAAAAATAAAATTTATGTTTATGAGGAATAA